From Kiloniellales bacterium, the proteins below share one genomic window:
- a CDS encoding cytochrome c has translation MLIAGSVLLVAFASSVNADLADDKPADVVMYRQLLMKSLDVHMAGIAVLVENKVDYWGHARAHAEAIEGISRDMPMVFPHWTGPEATETLALSTVWKDWQVFRSSSSELTQQAALLVEATGSIDRRAIQLQYQKVREACDGCHEAFMKPD, from the coding sequence GTGCTCATCGCTGGCTCGGTTCTTCTTGTTGCTTTCGCGAGTTCGGTGAACGCAGACCTGGCTGACGACAAGCCTGCGGACGTTGTCATGTATCGGCAGCTGCTTATGAAATCGCTGGACGTTCACATGGCTGGGATCGCTGTCCTGGTCGAGAACAAGGTCGACTATTGGGGGCACGCGAGAGCGCATGCAGAAGCCATCGAAGGCATCAGCCGTGATATGCCGATGGTCTTTCCTCATTGGACGGGCCCCGAGGCGACCGAGACCCTTGCGCTGTCAACGGTCTGGAAGGACTGGCAGGTGTTTCGGTCCTCCTCGTCGGAACTGACCCAGCAAGCGGCTCTTCTCGTCGAGGCGACGGGCTCGATCGACAGGCGAGCCATCCAGCTTCAGTATCAGAAGGTTCGAGAAGCCTGCGATGGCTGTCACGAAGCATTCATGAAGCCGGATTGA
- a CDS encoding molybdopterin-dependent oxidoreductase, with translation MNLTRRRFLELSAGGTAAGLVGLGAHKEAKGFAYEPYYTDDQLTTVVTSCAHNCGSRHMLVAHKKGDVIVRLSTDDGSYQGDAYGTDTEELPQVRACLRGRAYRSRIYSPERLLYPMIRVGARGEGRFKRASWDYTLDFLAEKMVELKQRYGPTAILDQSYAGSSWGVLHKSDQIEGLLGRFLGIFGCRTVSWSVPSYQGTTFSSLTTFGTIEDGNEDDAFAHSKLIIMWGWNPAYTFHGGNTFYYMRLAKQRGCKFVLVDPQYTDSAAAYDAWWIPIKPATDGAMMAAMAHYIFATGMHDQDFIDKFCLGMDERTMPPWAGHLENFKDYILGKYDGQPKTPEWAEPICGVKAEDIKKLAHMYASTKPAALKASWAPGRNAYGEQYNRMAAALQSMTGNVGVLGGSSEGVGKAWHSEAVAGPYDEFRNVHAAAIKSDAWAHCVLNYPDVRREDIGLWPKPGTPYDGVIPNIKAIWWHGSDWFNQLPNINKQIEAINRLELVVCQDSTITPSGLWADVLLPAATHFERHDVALPWYKGHYYIHRPKVIEPLGESKTDLQIFTELAYRLGFGPVFNPKAPRDYFQDDNAVDEAYLREWWENRVMHHQGVKMPWEEFKQRGIYKFKLPRPHVAFQDNVEKGVPFQTPSGKIEIFSTKLASIPDWTQTQFGYPIPYIPKWVEPWESLNSPKTKDYPFHMVTPHPRWRTHSIFNNIPWLRETYEQEVTINASDAQRLGIRTGDSVYVWNDRGATVAPAYVTERCMPGVVVLYEGAWMDRDERGVDRSGNPDFLTLDAPSPAGAFAYNTILVNIQKTDAEHRPGWDKLATARSHVFRRDY, from the coding sequence TTGAATTTGACTCGCCGCCGCTTCCTGGAGTTGAGCGCCGGGGGAACGGCTGCCGGTCTGGTCGGGCTCGGCGCGCACAAGGAGGCAAAGGGCTTCGCCTACGAACCGTATTACACGGACGATCAACTCACGACGGTCGTGACGAGCTGTGCGCACAACTGCGGGTCTCGCCACATGCTGGTCGCGCACAAGAAAGGCGATGTCATCGTTCGCCTCTCGACGGACGACGGATCCTATCAGGGCGACGCCTATGGAACGGACACCGAGGAGCTGCCGCAGGTCCGCGCCTGTCTGAGAGGACGTGCGTACCGCTCGCGCATCTACTCGCCGGAACGGCTGCTCTACCCGATGATCCGCGTCGGGGCACGGGGCGAGGGACGCTTCAAGCGCGCCTCCTGGGACTACACGCTCGACTTCCTGGCCGAGAAGATGGTCGAGCTCAAACAGCGCTATGGTCCGACGGCGATCCTCGACCAGAGCTATGCTGGGTCATCCTGGGGGGTCTTGCACAAGTCGGATCAGATCGAAGGCCTCCTGGGGCGGTTCCTGGGCATATTCGGCTGTCGCACCGTTTCCTGGTCGGTGCCGTCCTATCAGGGCACGACCTTCAGTTCGCTGACCACCTTCGGGACGATCGAGGACGGCAACGAGGACGATGCCTTCGCGCACTCCAAGTTGATCATCATGTGGGGCTGGAACCCGGCCTACACCTTCCACGGTGGAAACACTTTCTACTACATGCGCCTGGCCAAGCAGCGCGGCTGCAAGTTCGTTCTCGTCGACCCGCAGTATACGGACTCGGCCGCCGCCTACGACGCCTGGTGGATCCCCATAAAGCCGGCGACCGACGGCGCCATGATGGCGGCCATGGCCCACTACATCTTTGCGACGGGCATGCACGATCAGGACTTCATCGACAAGTTCTGCCTGGGCATGGACGAGAGAACGATGCCCCCCTGGGCCGGACACCTGGAGAACTTCAAGGACTACATTCTCGGCAAGTATGACGGGCAGCCCAAGACGCCCGAGTGGGCCGAGCCGATCTGCGGCGTGAAGGCCGAGGACATCAAGAAGCTCGCCCACATGTATGCCTCGACCAAGCCTGCAGCCCTGAAGGCATCTTGGGCCCCGGGCCGCAACGCCTATGGCGAGCAGTACAACCGGATGGCCGCGGCGCTCCAGTCCATGACCGGCAACGTCGGCGTTCTCGGCGGCTCTTCAGAGGGGGTCGGCAAGGCCTGGCATTCGGAAGCCGTGGCCGGACCCTACGACGAGTTCCGCAACGTCCACGCCGCGGCAATCAAGTCGGATGCCTGGGCACATTGCGTGCTGAACTATCCGGACGTGCGGCGTGAGGACATTGGGCTCTGGCCCAAGCCGGGAACGCCCTACGACGGCGTGATTCCGAACATAAAGGCGATCTGGTGGCATGGATCGGACTGGTTCAACCAGCTGCCGAACATCAACAAGCAGATCGAGGCGATCAACAGGCTGGAGCTGGTCGTCTGCCAGGATTCGACGATCACGCCCTCAGGCCTTTGGGCAGACGTTTTGCTGCCCGCGGCAACGCACTTCGAGCGCCACGACGTCGCACTGCCCTGGTACAAGGGACACTACTACATCCACCGCCCCAAGGTGATCGAGCCCCTGGGGGAAAGCAAAACCGATCTCCAGATCTTCACCGAACTCGCCTACCGGCTCGGCTTCGGACCGGTTTTCAACCCGAAGGCGCCACGCGACTACTTCCAGGACGACAACGCCGTCGACGAAGCTTATCTCCGGGAGTGGTGGGAAAACCGGGTGATGCATCACCAGGGCGTCAAGATGCCCTGGGAGGAGTTCAAGCAGCGGGGCATCTACAAGTTCAAGCTGCCGCGCCCCCATGTGGCCTTTCAGGACAATGTCGAGAAGGGAGTCCCGTTTCAGACTCCGTCCGGGAAGATCGAGATCTTCTCGACCAAGCTGGCGAGCATCCCAGACTGGACTCAGACGCAGTTCGGCTACCCGATTCCCTACATCCCCAAGTGGGTCGAACCTTGGGAGTCGCTCAACAGCCCCAAGACGAAGGACTATCCCTTCCACATGGTGACACCGCATCCGCGCTGGCGGACGCACTCGATCTTCAACAACATCCCCTGGCTCAGGGAGACCTACGAGCAGGAGGTGACGATCAATGCCTCCGACGCGCAGCGCCTCGGGATCAGGACGGGGGACAGCGTCTACGTCTGGAATGATCGCGGGGCGACCGTGGCGCCGGCCTACGTCACCGAGCGCTGCATGCCGGGCGTTGTCGTCCTCTACGAGGGCGCGTGGATGGATCGGGACGAACGGGGCGTCGATCGTTCCGGCAATCCGGATTTCCTGACGCTCGATGCGCCAAGTCCGGCCGGCGCCTTCGCCTACAACACCATTCTGGTCAACATCCAGAAGACCGACGCCGAGCATCGACCCGGTTGGGACAAGCTGGCGACCGCGCGGAGCCACGTGTTCCGGCGCGATTACTAG
- a CDS encoding 4Fe-4S dicluster domain-containing protein → MAAEKDKSRIKEAIKRVKREVYEPVVPDMQLGFIHHNVDCIGCRACEIACKDKNGLPPGPRFRRVQYIEGGTFPEVFAYKVNMSCNHCSEPACLPVCPTGAIWKRKTDGIVDIDSTLCIGCRRCEAACPYGAPQYDPEDQIVKKCNMCVDEIDAGRKPYCVMACMMRVLDIGPIDGLVDGSYETKARGPDEGVVRQVKNMADPELTNPSIVFIPHSKGSVES, encoded by the coding sequence ATGGCCGCTGAGAAGGACAAGTCTCGGATCAAGGAAGCGATCAAACGCGTCAAGCGAGAGGTCTATGAGCCGGTCGTCCCTGACATGCAGCTGGGTTTCATCCATCACAACGTCGACTGCATCGGCTGCCGGGCGTGCGAGATCGCCTGCAAGGACAAGAACGGCCTGCCGCCGGGTCCGCGCTTCCGTCGCGTTCAATACATCGAAGGCGGCACCTTTCCGGAGGTCTTTGCCTACAAGGTCAACATGTCCTGCAACCACTGCAGCGAGCCCGCCTGCCTGCCGGTCTGCCCGACCGGCGCGATCTGGAAGCGCAAGACGGACGGGATCGTGGACATCGATTCAACGCTCTGCATCGGCTGCCGGCGTTGCGAGGCGGCCTGTCCCTACGGCGCCCCGCAGTACGATCCAGAGGACCAGATCGTCAAGAAATGCAATATGTGCGTCGATGAAATCGATGCCGGGCGCAAGCCCTACTGCGTCATGGCCTGCATGATGCGGGTCCTGGACATCGGCCCGATCGACGGGCTGGTCGATGGCAGCTATGAGACAAAGGCTCGGGGCCCCGACGAAGGCGTCGTTCGACAAGTCAAGAACATGGCCGATCCGGAGCTCACGAACCCGTCGATCGTCTTCATCCCGCATAGCAAGGGGTCGGTGGAGAGCTAG
- a CDS encoding molecular chaperone TorD family protein, whose translation MDRAHRNTNAGGFLAEFREAVAEDLRLLACLHDAEPDADGLEQLRAQAFQDCLGLKLMSPIGQEGLEIFDAALQALPEPISCDLLDALAAEYANIYLTYAYRASPCESVWFDDDGLERQEPMFQVREWYRKHQTATSDPRKRPDDHLVFQLLFVARLIDQAEGEGGLRDACRFLDDHLLRWLGQFCGRAASRCQSGYFAGLLLVTGAYVDELRDLLARALDAPRPKTENVKERRSSRPAAFDRDAPAFVPGTGPGW comes from the coding sequence ATGGATCGGGCCCATCGAAACACGAATGCCGGTGGCTTTTTGGCTGAGTTCCGGGAGGCGGTGGCGGAAGACCTTCGGCTCTTGGCGTGTCTCCACGATGCCGAACCGGATGCGGACGGCCTGGAGCAATTGCGTGCCCAGGCGTTTCAGGACTGCCTGGGTCTCAAGCTGATGTCCCCGATCGGCCAGGAGGGGCTCGAGATCTTCGACGCCGCGCTTCAAGCGCTGCCGGAACCGATCAGCTGTGATCTGCTTGATGCCCTCGCGGCCGAGTACGCCAACATCTACCTGACCTACGCCTACAGGGCCTCGCCCTGCGAGTCCGTGTGGTTTGACGATGATGGCCTGGAGCGACAGGAGCCGATGTTCCAGGTACGCGAATGGTACCGCAAGCACCAGACTGCCACGTCCGACCCCAGAAAGCGGCCGGACGATCATCTCGTCTTTCAACTGCTCTTCGTCGCTCGGCTGATCGATCAGGCCGAGGGCGAAGGCGGACTTCGGGATGCTTGTCGTTTCCTGGACGACCACCTCCTGAGGTGGCTCGGCCAGTTCTGCGGCCGCGCCGCTTCCCGCTGCCAGTCGGGATACTTCGCGGGACTGCTGCTGGTCACCGGAGCCTATGTGGACGAATTGCGAGACCTCTTGGCAAGGGCCCTCGACGCGCCGCGACCGAAGACGGAGAACGTCAAGGAGCGTCGGAGTTCCAGACCCGCGGCCTTTGACCGAGACGCGCCCGCCTTCGTCCCTGGGACAGGGCCGGGTTGGTGA
- a CDS encoding 4Fe-4S binding protein, with translation MTRSVDTATRLEQGPTFHGDRCVHGFAPAATCRACIEACPRDAWILDESALSLDLDSCDGCGLCQAACPEAAIEIDAKPSLRQDLEEVVAFASCEKAGIPAQDGVLPCLHALGLREILLIHREGITHLVLAKGDCSTCARGQAPRLESTVERLNVALEERGLPAIRLEHCAADDWKDRRASLDAVSKSPVLDRRGLFRRLTQAAAQAEGPRQDQRAPTAPGALLPRKQRTDSLPYLPIILAERCVGCDACLRICPHGALRLDESEDEPCYRLLGERCTGCGLCVDVCEQDAVRIDLWASESLPTVPLKAARCRACGAPFHRPSIQARRAELCRICETSSHHRKLFQVLD, from the coding sequence ATGACGCGGTCTGTCGACACGGCAACCCGGCTGGAGCAAGGGCCGACGTTCCACGGCGACCGTTGTGTGCATGGCTTTGCCCCCGCCGCGACGTGTCGGGCCTGCATCGAAGCCTGCCCACGTGACGCCTGGATCCTCGATGAGTCCGCCCTGAGCCTAGATTTGGATTCTTGCGACGGCTGCGGACTTTGCCAGGCGGCCTGCCCTGAAGCGGCGATCGAGATCGACGCCAAGCCGAGCCTGCGGCAGGACCTCGAGGAAGTGGTGGCCTTTGCCAGCTGTGAAAAGGCGGGAATCCCCGCCCAGGACGGCGTTCTTCCCTGCCTGCACGCTCTGGGTCTGCGTGAGATCCTGCTTATCCACCGGGAGGGAATCACACATCTGGTGCTGGCCAAGGGCGACTGCTCGACTTGCGCACGGGGCCAAGCCCCGCGCCTCGAGTCGACCGTTGAGCGCCTGAACGTCGCGCTCGAGGAGCGTGGATTGCCTGCGATCCGCCTCGAACATTGCGCGGCCGATGACTGGAAGGACCGCAGGGCGTCGCTCGACGCCGTTTCGAAGTCTCCGGTTCTCGACCGGCGCGGCCTGTTTCGCCGGCTCACTCAGGCGGCGGCGCAGGCAGAGGGGCCACGTCAGGACCAGCGCGCCCCGACGGCGCCGGGGGCGCTGCTTCCGAGAAAGCAACGGACCGACAGCCTGCCTTATCTGCCGATCATCCTTGCGGAGCGTTGCGTCGGTTGCGATGCCTGTCTGCGCATCTGCCCACACGGTGCCCTGCGTCTTGACGAGAGCGAGGATGAGCCTTGCTATCGCCTGCTGGGGGAACGCTGTACGGGATGTGGCCTCTGCGTCGATGTCTGCGAGCAAGACGCGGTTCGGATCGATCTCTGGGCAAGCGAATCGTTGCCGACGGTGCCGCTCAAAGCTGCCCGTTGTCGTGCCTGTGGGGCGCCGTTCCACAGACCAAGTATACAGGCTCGCAGAGCGGAGCTCTGCCGCATCTGTGAAACGTCGAGCCATCACCGAAAGTTGTTCCAGGTTCTGGACTGA
- a CDS encoding ATP-binding protein — MWSWFTSSLNRKFAAILAVALLSASALSLVIFIGLYRAELEEERSQASLQVNRLLQSALENAMLKRDLEGLRSIVDGLGRQEGISQAMIVNPGGEVRFASDSGRLGRLVDVSTGEECVGCDLDEGTWADSTIFAVNEQGHEVLRSVNPVHNKPACAGCHGDEESNPINGILFVDYDAGAIRDRARSTAVVLAGSGSLVVCLVLAGTWLFLRQQVLTPVQSIAGVSRSLADGRLEDRVRPKGRDELAQLGRAFDDMADSLEANIRVIESKEAFLQSVLDAIPDGVRVIDEDYRIVKVNRAYCDQLDVSPDESVGLPCFRSSHRRREPCVPTLVTCPLHEIRKSDQPVKSIHRHIRRDGSAIEVEVLAVPAETQAEGAKRRLIVESIRDLAQHLDVSHEQRLAEMARLATGVAHEIHNPLTSIRLALHGAFRKRKAQELSDEAFDSYLTKIDRQIDKCIEITERLLRLSIPPDERPQLVSVNPAISDTVSLMTHEAERLSIDLELSLDPADPRVIARDSEVRMLVLNFMQNAFHAMPEGGALTVSSAIQDETVRLSFTDTGVGIPPEVLPRVFQPFFSRRADGKPGTGLGLTISKAIVDRYGGQIDIRTRVDEGTAFQIELPGAVGQG; from the coding sequence ATGTGGTCCTGGTTCACGTCGAGCCTGAACCGAAAGTTCGCGGCTATCTTGGCGGTAGCGCTGCTCTCCGCCTCTGCGCTGTCCCTTGTCATATTCATCGGGTTGTATCGAGCGGAGCTGGAGGAGGAGCGCAGCCAGGCGTCCCTCCAAGTCAACCGACTTCTTCAATCCGCGCTAGAGAACGCGATGCTCAAGCGGGACCTCGAGGGCCTGCGCAGCATTGTCGATGGTTTGGGGCGCCAGGAAGGCATCAGCCAAGCGATGATCGTGAACCCCGGGGGAGAGGTGCGGTTTGCCTCCGATTCCGGGCGACTCGGGCGTTTGGTGGATGTCTCGACCGGCGAAGAGTGTGTCGGCTGTGACCTTGATGAAGGGACCTGGGCGGATAGCACGATCTTCGCCGTCAACGAGCAGGGCCACGAGGTCTTGCGAAGTGTCAATCCGGTGCACAACAAGCCCGCTTGCGCGGGCTGCCACGGGGACGAGGAATCCAATCCGATCAATGGAATCCTCTTCGTCGACTACGATGCAGGCGCCATCCGTGACCGCGCCCGCTCCACCGCAGTCGTCTTGGCAGGATCTGGCAGCCTCGTGGTTTGCCTGGTTCTCGCCGGAACCTGGCTGTTCCTTCGCCAGCAGGTTCTGACGCCAGTCCAAAGCATCGCTGGCGTCAGTCGCTCGCTCGCCGATGGTCGCCTGGAAGACCGGGTTCGGCCGAAGGGAAGGGACGAGCTCGCGCAGCTCGGGCGAGCTTTCGATGACATGGCGGATAGTTTGGAAGCGAACATACGGGTGATCGAGTCGAAGGAAGCCTTCCTCCAAAGCGTCTTGGACGCAATTCCGGATGGCGTCCGCGTCATCGACGAGGACTACCGGATCGTGAAGGTGAACAGGGCCTACTGCGATCAACTCGACGTCTCGCCGGACGAGTCGGTGGGTCTGCCGTGCTTCCGATCGAGCCATCGGAGGCGCGAACCCTGTGTCCCGACGCTGGTGACCTGCCCGCTTCACGAGATCCGCAAGTCCGACCAGCCGGTCAAGAGCATCCATCGGCACATTCGCAGGGATGGGTCAGCAATTGAGGTCGAGGTGCTCGCCGTGCCTGCAGAGACCCAGGCTGAGGGCGCGAAGCGCCGGCTGATCGTGGAATCGATACGCGACCTGGCACAACACCTGGATGTCTCTCACGAGCAAAGGCTGGCCGAGATGGCTCGGCTGGCCACCGGCGTGGCGCACGAGATCCATAATCCCTTGACGTCCATTCGACTGGCGCTGCATGGCGCATTTCGGAAGCGCAAAGCGCAGGAACTGTCGGACGAAGCCTTCGATTCCTATCTGACGAAGATAGATCGCCAAATCGACAAGTGCATCGAGATCACCGAGAGGCTCTTGAGGCTTTCGATCCCACCGGATGAAAGGCCTCAGCTTGTCAGTGTCAACCCGGCGATTTCCGACACGGTCTCGCTTATGACGCACGAGGCGGAGAGGCTCAGCATAGACCTCGAGTTGAGCCTGGACCCAGCCGATCCTCGTGTGATCGCCCGGGACAGCGAAGTCCGCATGCTCGTGCTCAACTTCATGCAGAATGCCTTCCATGCAATGCCGGAGGGGGGCGCGCTTACCGTCAGCAGCGCGATTCAAGACGAGACGGTGCGACTCTCGTTCACGGACACCGGCGTCGGCATTCCGCCGGAGGTGCTGCCGCGGGTGTTTCAACCCTTCTTCAGCCGGCGGGCAGACGGCAAGCCTGGCACCGGCCTTGGATTGACCATTTCGAAGGCGATCGTAGATCGCTACGGAGGCCAGATCGACATAAGGACGCGGGTCGATGAGGGAACGGCATTCCAGATAGAACTTCCTGGTGCGGTTGGACAGGGATGA
- a CDS encoding sigma-54 dependent transcriptional regulator translates to MSEDLKDKTGVRILVVEDDSILNDMVVGELGRIGYTTEGAASWAAAEEYLTVQEPNLILLDPRLPDQDANELLPQLASQQPVIVLTAFASVPGAVAAMKAGAADYLAKPLSLDELEFVVDRVLRTERLRREHEFLKSQQQSRRKKFILGQSRVIRDLDGLIDAVAPSEATVLIQGESGVGKELVALELHERSLRRESNFVALDCCTLQETLFESELFGHERGSFTGADRQKKGLIENAEGGTLFLDEIGNISPAIQAKLLRFLETGEFRRLGGTKDLRADVRIVAATNADLEALSRDGSFRADLFYRLNAFGIHVPPLREHREDIPSLVDHFIRNHSFSRRVDKVVAPAALRVLVHYDWPGNVRELRNVVERAIILSGEGRQIRKEHFAITRNGQDLPHKTTLKFDHEPTLKEIEGSYLRLLLDRYAGHRARVAQALGVSERNTYRLIQKYLDYRGQEHDRQAGD, encoded by the coding sequence ATGAGCGAAGACCTGAAGGACAAGACAGGCGTGCGCATACTGGTCGTCGAGGACGACAGTATCCTCAACGACATGGTCGTCGGGGAACTTGGTCGTATCGGCTATACCACCGAGGGTGCCGCATCCTGGGCTGCAGCGGAGGAATACCTAACGGTCCAAGAGCCGAACCTCATTCTCCTTGATCCGCGGTTGCCGGACCAGGATGCGAATGAGCTCTTGCCGCAGCTGGCATCGCAGCAACCCGTCATCGTCCTCACCGCGTTCGCTTCGGTGCCGGGCGCGGTCGCGGCGATGAAGGCAGGAGCCGCAGACTACCTGGCGAAACCGCTGAGCCTCGACGAGTTGGAGTTCGTGGTCGATCGTGTCTTGAGGACCGAGCGCCTACGCCGTGAGCATGAGTTCCTAAAGAGCCAGCAGCAAAGCCGGCGAAAGAAGTTCATTCTCGGCCAGAGTCGGGTCATTCGGGACCTGGATGGTCTGATCGATGCCGTCGCGCCGAGCGAGGCGACCGTGCTGATTCAGGGTGAGAGCGGCGTTGGAAAGGAACTGGTCGCCCTCGAACTCCATGAAAGAAGCCTTCGGCGCGAATCCAACTTCGTGGCTCTGGATTGCTGTACGCTTCAGGAGACCCTGTTCGAGTCTGAGCTTTTCGGTCATGAGCGAGGATCCTTCACCGGCGCCGATCGACAGAAGAAGGGGCTCATCGAGAACGCCGAGGGTGGGACTCTGTTCCTGGACGAGATCGGTAACATCTCGCCCGCCATCCAGGCGAAGCTCCTCAGGTTCCTGGAGACGGGAGAATTCCGTCGCTTGGGTGGCACGAAAGATCTCAGAGCCGACGTTCGAATCGTTGCAGCCACCAATGCGGACCTCGAAGCCTTGTCCAGAGATGGCTCTTTTCGTGCGGACCTTTTTTACCGTTTGAATGCCTTCGGCATTCATGTTCCACCGCTTCGGGAACACAGAGAAGATATTCCTTCTCTTGTAGACCACTTCATAAGGAACCACAGCTTTTCGAGACGGGTGGACAAGGTCGTCGCTCCGGCAGCGCTGCGTGTATTGGTGCACTACGATTGGCCGGGCAACGTTCGTGAACTCAGGAACGTCGTCGAGCGAGCCATCATCCTATCGGGGGAGGGCCGACAGATTCGCAAAGAGCATTTTGCGATCACACGCAACGGGCAGGACCTCCCTCACAAGACGACGCTCAAGTTCGACCACGAGCCGACCTTGAAGGAGATCGAGGGCAGTTACCTGCGATTGCTATTGGACCGCTATGCCGGACATCGGGCACGGGTGGCCCAGGCCCTCGGTGTCAGCGAGCGCAACACCTATCGCTTGATCCAGAAGTATCTGGATTACCGTGGGCAAGAGCACGACAGGCAAGCGGGTGACTAG